CCGTAACCCGTCGCGTGCTCGTGCTCTGGACCATCTCCGGTGTCCTGGCGGTCGTGGCTGCGCTCCTCGGCGTGCTCCTGCTACGACAGCCACCCAGCGAGGTCGAGCGGCGCGACGAGGTCGCGGCGGTGTCGGAACGGTTCGTGCTCGCGCTCACCAGCTACGACCACGCCGCTCTCGACGAGCAACGTGACGCCGTGCTCGCGCTGGCCACGGGATCGTTCGCCGACGACTACGCCGAGACGTTCGGCGCGGCGGAGCTGCGCACCGCGCTGATCGAGACCGAGTCGGTCGCGCGGGGCGAGGTCGCGGTAGGGCCGCTGCTGGCGACCCTCGAGGACACGCGGGCGCGGACCTTCACGGTCGTGGAGCAGACGGTGCGGTCCAACGAGGTCGATGGACCCCAGACCCGCCAGCTTCGTGTCGAGCTGACGTTGGTGGATACCCCCGACGGCTGGCGCGTCGACGCCGTCGCGGTCACCTGAACGGAGCCTTGTGAGGGTGAGGATCCGTCGGTGTGCCGCTCTGCTCGGCGATGACCGACAGAACCGCGGCGGGATCCTCGCCTTCGAGCGGCGCCGCGAGCGACACGTCGGCGAGGTCCGCGCACACGGTGCCGGCGTGCCAACCCTCGGCGTCGGTCGCGGATGGGGCGAACGCGCGCATCTCGGGGAACGCCGCCGCGGCGGCCGCCCGCGTGGCTTCTTCGCGGGCGGCGAGCAGGGGCACGAGGGCGGTCGAGGTGTCCGCGCCGGCAGCGGTCACGGTCGCTTCGACCGTGGCCCGCAGCCGCTGGGCGATGCGCACCGCGAACGCGACCAGGAAGGAGCGCCGGAACCGGCGGGTACGGCTGCGGCCGTCACGGTCGCGCTTGGGCCCCGCGCGACGCAACGCCGCGGTCGCCTGGACCAGCAGCGAGGTGTACAGCTCGTCGACCGCGTCGAGCTCGCCGTCGAAGCCGAACACGGTCGCGAATCCCAGCTCCTTGGACCACACGGCGGAGCAGCCGTTCGCGTCCGCGATGCCGTGGAGGAGCGCCGCCTTCGCGTCGGTGTAGGGATCGTCGACGCCCACGCGGCGTCCGACGGGTCGCTCCTCGTCGCGGCCACCGTCGGCGAGCACCGCACGGTCGATGCGGTGGCGGGCCATCAGCTCCTGGGCCTTGGCCGTGAACGCATCGGCTTCGGCCTCGAAGGTGGTCGCCTCGGCCTTGGCCAGCAGCGCCCGGACCTTCGCGAGCACGCTCGTCGGCATCGATCCGAGTGCGACCGGCGACGTCCGGCTCCACGCGGATGGTGGATCGACGAGCCGAGGGAGCGACGGCAGACGCTCGAGCACCGCGAGGACCGCACCGCCGTGAGAACGGTCACCTCCCAAGAGTCGTCGAGCTGCACGAGGTAAGGGCGGTAGGGGTCCCACCATCGGGCGGCCTCGAGGTCGTCGAGCGAAGTCCTGCCGTTCCATCAACGCCGCGGCGGCGGCGCGGCGCTCGTCGGGAGCACCGGGACCGGGCGGTGGCGGCACGGGGACCTCGGCATCGGCTCGGGGCGCAGCCTACGAGTCGTTCCGCCTACCTGGAACGCGGCGCCGAGGTTGACGGGGTGTGGCGCGGTGGCGTTGACTGCGTGACCTGACACGGGCGTCAGGTTCATCGGAGTCGAGGCGTGACCGAGGTCGTGGGCACCTTCGTGGGGCGCTGGTACGTCACGCTGCTCGGCGCGGTCTTCGTGTGGCGCGCGGTCCGCGACCTCGGCTGGCGACGGACGCTGCTCTACCTCGGGCTCGCGGTGGGAGTCGGGGCGCTGGCCGAGAACGGGTCGGTGCACCTCGGCATCCCCTACACCAGCTACGAGTTCGCCCCCGAGCTGCGGGGCGAGGAGCTGTTCATCGGCGACGCCCCGCTCATGGTGGCGCTGTCGTACGCGTTCATGGGCTACTTCGCCTACGCGAGCGGGCGCCTTCTGGCGAGTGGGCCGTGGCGCACGCGCGGACGGAAGGTCTGGCACGAGTACCTGCTCGGCGTGATGCTCGCCGTCTGGGCCATCTGGCTGTTCGACCCTATCGCCCGGCTCGGCGACCGCTGGTTCCTCGGCGAGGTGTTCGCCTACGACGGGCCAGGCTTCTGGTTCGGCCTGCCGCTGGCGAGCCAGCTCGGGTTCACGCTCACCTCCGCGATCCTGGTCGGGATGCTGACGTGGCTCGGCCGCGACCAGGAGGACCGCCCCGTCGCCAGCTGGATCGATCACCCCCACGTGATCGCGCTGGTCACCTACCACGCGCAACTGCTGTGGCTCGGCATCACCGCGATC
The nucleotide sequence above comes from Actinomycetota bacterium. Encoded proteins:
- a CDS encoding DUF2786 domain-containing protein; translation: MERQDFARRPRGRPMVGPLPPLPRAARRLLGGDRSHGGAVLAVLERLPSLPRLVDPPSAWSRTSPVALGSMPTSVLAKVRALLAKAEATTFEAEADAFTAKAQELMARHRIDRAVLADGGRDEERPVGRRVGVDDPYTDAKAALLHGIADANGCSAVWSKELGFATVFGFDGELDAVDELYTSLLVQATAALRRAGPKRDRDGRSRTRRFRRSFLVAFAVRIAQRLRATVEATVTAAGADTSTALVPLLAAREEATRAAAAAAFPEMRAFAPSATDAEGWHAGTVCADLADVSLAAPLEGEDPAAVLSVIAEQSGTPTDPHPHKAPFR
- a CDS encoding carotenoid biosynthesis protein, whose amino-acid sequence is MTEVVGTFVGRWYVTLLGAVFVWRAVRDLGWRRTLLYLGLAVGVGALAENGSVHLGIPYTSYEFAPELRGEELFIGDAPLMVALSYAFMGYFAYASGRLLASGPWRTRGRKVWHEYLLGVMLAVWAIWLFDPIARLGDRWFLGEVFAYDGPGFWFGLPLASQLGFTLTSAILVGMLTWLGRDQEDRPVASWIDHPHVIALVTYHAQLLWLGITAIVLDETELGGAALLMWVPAAAVTAVTWSNLRAARPARAVGQDAG